DNA sequence from the Methylacidiphilum kamchatkense Kam1 genome:
ATCCAGAATATTGCTGCTAACTGGCTTACTCTTAAAGGAGCTCGATTTGGTCGCATTGGCCTTCCAGACTTCAATCCTGCAGGCTTCTTAGGATTGTTTTACTGGAGAGGTCCTCGAACCGTTATTACTAGTCCGACAGAATCTCTCCGTTGGGCTGCTGTTAAGAACCAATATTTTACCATTGTTGTAATTCCTCCATCGAGTCTCCCTCCCTTTCAAATTGAAGCTATCCCTGTGGAGCTTTCTCAATTTCCATTGGAACAGGAAGGCCAAAGCCGTCTACCTGTAGGTCTGAAAGCCTGGGCTCGTTTTTCTGAGCTATCCTTAGAACCAAACTCTATATTAAGCGTTCAGTTTAAAGTTTATAGTGGTCCTAAAGAATATGCCCGACTTCACAAACTGGGAGATCATATTGATAAAGTTATGGAGTATGGCATGTGGGGATGGGTAGTGAAACCTTTGGTATGGTGCATGGTCCATTTTCACTCTTTCGTACCTAATTATGGCTTAGACATCATTCTATTTACTTTGCTACTGAAAGGAATTTTTTGGCCGCTTCAATCAAGCGCAAACCGTAATATGAAAGCTATGCAAGCGCTTTCTCCTAAACTCAAAGAACTTCAAGCACGCTACAAAGACCAGCCTGATAAGATGCAAGCAGAAATGATGAAGCTTTATAGGGAATATGGAGTGAATCCACTTGGTGGTTGTTTACCAATGCTAGTTCAAGTACCCATTTTTATCGGTTTTTATACAATGCTGCAGGGTTCCGTGGAATTAAGGAACCAATCTTTTTTATGGATTAAAGATTTAACGCAACCAGATACTGTTTATCATTTGCCGATGCTTAATTTGGATATTAATCCTCTGCCATTAATAATGGTTGGAACACAAATTCTTCTGTCTCGGATGACTCCTCAGGCTTCAGACAATCCGCAATTAAAAGTTTT
Encoded proteins:
- a CDS encoding YidC/Oxa1 family insertase periplasmic-domain containing protein; the protein is MDKKGWIGFGICLVLLLVWQIYVEYHYVRNQPSQSEQSPSSLPQSSASEELATNAQAPKDHEESQVLSPLESFEKSPALGKETLSYLENDKIRVALTSWGGAIQNIELKEHFYRGPKGRENILLNRFDEEPLLNLSGWDGKYHLSGYQSETKEGKVIFKRDLSGGVSLERVFTLGQDYQIIMEQRLVNRSSTSVNLPASRLNIGLASPIHAKDAIQNIAANWLTLKGARFGRIGLPDFNPAGFLGLFYWRGPRTVITSPTESLRWAAVKNQYFTIVVIPPSSLPPFQIEAIPVELSQFPLEQEGQSRLPVGLKAWARFSELSLEPNSILSVQFKVYSGPKEYARLHKLGDHIDKVMEYGMWGWVVKPLVWCMVHFHSFVPNYGLDIILFTLLLKGIFWPLQSSANRNMKAMQALSPKLKELQARYKDQPDKMQAEMMKLYREYGVNPLGGCLPMLVQVPIFIGFYTMLQGSVELRNQSFLWIKDLTQPDTVYHLPMLNLDINPLPLIMVGTQILLSRMTPQASDNPQLKVFQWMPVFFLVFFYNFASALSLYWTVNNLVTIVQTYRNLKKPLPVLHRVKKHKASHKISLLK